One Pseudomonas abieticivorans genomic region harbors:
- a CDS encoding AraC family transcriptional regulator gives MNVQAPSAALSKLHSTMAKVVESGQGVDILEASGYVRLLASETGDLNVGLRSYAMFRPSQLNSQLYAIMSSATLGEAIKTAAHYSVLLSDGAPISISEGAEAVTVNFLRIESLGVSRQYIDCCLSTFVGLTHWLLPWEKPIPAAVYFSYDEPEERAQLESVFGPNLVFSSESNKIVFRRIDCLCPLGTANEALKLYHLNHSNQELSRRKLKISPVVQNHIFVGLASGSEVSLVTASRELNLGLRTLQNRLDDEATGFRDLLDDCRRQLASQLLRNGDTTITAIAEQLQFRNASSFHKACNRWFGCPPGIHRLVTR, from the coding sequence ATGAACGTGCAAGCCCCTTCGGCGGCGCTCAGCAAGTTGCACTCCACGATGGCGAAAGTTGTAGAGTCCGGCCAAGGTGTAGATATACTCGAAGCCTCTGGATATGTGCGGCTTCTCGCATCAGAAACTGGAGATCTGAATGTAGGCTTGCGGTCTTACGCCATGTTCAGGCCAAGCCAACTCAACTCGCAGCTCTACGCGATCATGTCCAGCGCCACCTTGGGTGAAGCGATTAAAACGGCAGCGCACTACTCGGTGTTATTGTCCGACGGGGCACCGATTTCGATAAGTGAGGGCGCTGAGGCAGTGACGGTAAATTTTCTTCGTATCGAATCGCTTGGGGTGAGCAGGCAATACATCGACTGCTGCCTTTCGACGTTTGTCGGGTTAACGCACTGGCTGCTCCCGTGGGAGAAGCCCATACCGGCGGCTGTTTATTTTTCCTATGATGAGCCTGAAGAACGCGCCCAGTTGGAGTCGGTATTTGGCCCGAATCTCGTATTTTCTAGTGAATCAAATAAGATCGTATTCAGGCGCATCGATTGTCTATGCCCGTTGGGCACGGCAAATGAAGCGCTGAAGTTGTACCATCTTAACCACTCGAACCAAGAGCTCTCGAGGCGCAAGTTAAAAATCTCGCCGGTCGTCCAGAACCACATTTTTGTGGGGTTGGCCTCCGGTAGTGAGGTGTCCCTTGTGACCGCATCGCGGGAACTCAACCTTGGGCTCCGTACCTTGCAAAATAGACTGGACGACGAGGCGACGGGCTTCCGAGACCTGCTGGATGATTGCCGACGTCAATTGGCAAGTCAGTTACTGCGCAACGGCGACACCACGATCACTGCGATCGCCGAGCAGCTGCAGTTTCGTAACGCCAGTAGTTTTCACAAGGCCTGTAATCGATGGTTCGGCTGCCCCCCTGGTATTCACCGACTTGTCACTCGCTGA
- a CDS encoding DUF7673 family protein, with amino-acid sequence MIPYEAKPTPVHKTIVGEKIIAAIRILIRAATTGESDAEPVAAFLLAWHDPIVYGGFSIQDLWGMEESARNAAAILFAWISDNRATPQDLELELVFEAIGARWAN; translated from the coding sequence ATGATCCCGTATGAAGCAAAACCCACTCCCGTGCATAAAACCATCGTCGGCGAAAAAATCATCGCTGCGATCCGGATCTTGATACGTGCCGCAACCACAGGGGAGTCAGATGCTGAACCCGTCGCTGCATTCCTATTGGCGTGGCACGACCCCATTGTTTACGGTGGTTTCAGCATTCAAGATTTATGGGGAATGGAAGAATCAGCACGCAACGCTGCAGCGATACTATTCGCCTGGATCAGTGATAACAGAGCCACGCCTCAAGACTTAGAGCTTGAACTCGTCTTCGAGGCCATCGGCGCGCGCTGGGCAAATTAA
- a CDS encoding FAD-binding monooxygenase, protein MQFHLNGFQAGDPELHPAGQTQLPIQPDAVDVLIVGSGPAGLVLAAQLACFPNILTRVVERRGGRLQLGQADGIACRTVEMFNAFGLAEKLLREAYWVNETAFWRPQADARQGIHRTGRVQDTEEGLSEFPHVIVNQARIQDYLLDSMLKSPQRLAPDYNLELTDVARDSHPTHPVLATLTHADGGQAVQVRARYLVGCDGARSKVRAAIGQQLRGDAANHAWGVMDVLAVTDFPDIRLKVAIQSASAGNMIIIPREGGHLVRMYVDLGEVTEHNRTAIKATRPEQLIAAAQRILHPYALDVKSIAWCSVYEVGQRLTDRFDDAVDGAGAAREPRVFIAGDACHTHSAKAGQGMNVSMQDAFNLGWKLAAVLQGRSPSSLLASYSQERQPVAQTLIGFDKEWSAMMGARPKDPLNPAAGGVDPAELQAYFVKAGRYTAGVATHYPPGPLTGQGTWQGLARGLVIGTRLHSAPVIRLADGRPMHLGHAATADGRWRLYAFADASGQALNALCHYLEHDPASPVRRFTAPGADLDSVLDVRAVYQQPHRELKVEQLPGLLLPRKGCFGLIDYEKAFAVDPASSIYQQRGIDAQQGVMVLVRPDQYIAHVLPLDGYRELEAFLQPVFIAQ, encoded by the coding sequence ATGCAATTTCACCTCAACGGCTTTCAAGCGGGGGACCCAGAGCTTCACCCTGCAGGCCAAACCCAACTCCCGATACAGCCAGATGCAGTGGATGTATTAATCGTGGGCAGTGGCCCGGCCGGTCTGGTTTTGGCCGCGCAACTGGCGTGCTTCCCGAACATCCTCACGCGGGTGGTCGAACGCCGTGGCGGGCGGCTGCAATTGGGCCAGGCCGACGGGATCGCTTGCCGCACCGTCGAAATGTTCAACGCCTTTGGGCTGGCGGAAAAACTGCTGCGCGAAGCCTATTGGGTCAATGAAACCGCGTTTTGGCGACCCCAGGCAGACGCTCGCCAAGGCATTCATCGCACGGGGCGTGTGCAAGACACCGAGGAGGGCTTGTCGGAGTTCCCCCATGTCATCGTTAACCAGGCCCGCATCCAGGACTACCTGCTCGACAGCATGCTCAAATCACCGCAGCGCTTGGCGCCTGATTACAACCTGGAACTGACCGACGTTGCCCGTGACAGCCATCCCACGCACCCTGTGCTGGCGACGCTCACCCACGCCGACGGCGGGCAGGCGGTGCAGGTGCGTGCGCGCTACCTGGTGGGCTGTGACGGCGCGCGCAGCAAGGTGCGCGCTGCCATCGGCCAGCAACTGCGGGGGGACGCGGCCAACCACGCCTGGGGCGTGATGGACGTGTTGGCGGTGACGGATTTCCCGGACATCCGCCTCAAGGTGGCCATCCAGTCCGCTTCGGCGGGCAACATGATCATCATTCCAAGGGAGGGCGGGCACCTGGTTCGCATGTACGTCGACTTGGGGGAGGTGACTGAGCACAACCGCACGGCCATCAAGGCGACCCGCCCCGAGCAACTGATCGCCGCCGCGCAACGGATTTTGCACCCCTATGCGCTGGACGTGAAAAGCATCGCCTGGTGCTCGGTGTATGAGGTTGGCCAGCGCCTGACTGATCGCTTTGATGATGCGGTGGATGGCGCAGGGGCGGCGCGCGAACCTCGGGTATTCATCGCCGGCGACGCATGCCATACCCACAGTGCCAAGGCCGGGCAGGGGATGAATGTTTCGATGCAGGACGCCTTCAACCTGGGCTGGAAGCTGGCGGCCGTGCTGCAAGGCCGCAGCCCGTCGAGCCTTCTGGCCAGCTATTCGCAAGAACGTCAGCCGGTGGCGCAAACGCTGATTGGCTTCGACAAGGAGTGGTCGGCGATGATGGGCGCGCGGCCCAAAGACCCCTTGAACCCGGCTGCCGGTGGGGTGGATCCGGCCGAGTTGCAGGCCTACTTCGTAAAGGCAGGGCGCTACACCGCTGGGGTTGCCACCCATTACCCGCCAGGGCCACTGACGGGGCAGGGCACCTGGCAGGGCCTTGCCCGTGGGCTGGTCATTGGTACACGCTTACATTCCGCACCGGTCATCCGCCTGGCTGACGGGCGCCCGATGCACCTTGGGCACGCCGCCACCGCTGATGGCCGCTGGCGGTTATATGCGTTTGCCGATGCGTCGGGCCAGGCACTGAACGCTTTGTGCCACTACCTGGAACACGATCCGGCCTCGCCGGTGCGCAGGTTCACCGCCCCCGGCGCAGACCTGGACAGCGTGCTCGATGTGCGCGCCGTGTACCAGCAACCGCACCGTGAGCTCAAGGTTGAGCAGTTACCGGGGTTGTTGTTGCCCCGCAAGGGCTGCTTCGGCCTGATCGACTACGAGAAAGCCTTTGCCGTTGACCCCGCGTCCAGCATTTACCAGCAGCGCGGCATCGATGCCCAGCAAGGCGTGATGGTGCTGGTGCGGCCAGACCAGTACATTGCCCACGTTCTGCCACTGGACGGATACCGTGAGCTGGAGGCATTCTTGCAGCCGGTTTTTATTGCGCAATAG
- a CDS encoding amidase — MQGIQNLLDTEDAVGLAEWVKRGEVQPSELLEAVIERLESVEPHLNAVAERLYESARQAAREPTCREGVFTGVPTLIKDLFSAVNGAAMTNGSKSLGGFRADFESEIVTRLRGAGCLIVGTSTSPEFGTSYSTESNRFGATRNPWNLAHSAGGSSGGAAALVAARVVPFAHGNDGGGSLRVPASCCGVFGLKPSRGLLPSGPMVGEGWAGMGTPHAITLSVRDSAALLDATAGIDLGAPYAAPMHAQPYVTAVQRDPRPLRIGLVEQLGAWQTAPESLEAVRQAARLCESLGHRVEPVSLPVVLPEFLDQVFTIIGASTRHYIDVLGQMRGFAVQPEELEARTRIILRSKGDVSGAQYAGAVEWIHALGRQLALFMQNYDLILTPTLTREPAPIGELDVQDDSMGLEELIERFHSYSPFTALFNASGQPAMSVPLYWSAGRLPMGAHFAARFGEESTLLALAAQLERAQPWRAKVPPVNASQRPPNWR; from the coding sequence ATGCAAGGCATCCAGAACTTGTTGGACACAGAAGACGCCGTAGGTCTGGCAGAGTGGGTAAAACGCGGGGAAGTACAGCCCAGCGAACTACTTGAAGCGGTCATCGAACGTCTTGAGTCCGTTGAGCCACACCTAAATGCGGTCGCCGAACGGCTTTATGAGTCGGCGCGTCAGGCAGCTCGGGAGCCCACGTGCAGGGAAGGTGTTTTCACTGGCGTACCGACGCTGATCAAAGATCTGTTCTCTGCGGTCAATGGGGCTGCAATGACCAATGGCTCGAAGTCGCTGGGAGGCTTTCGAGCCGATTTTGAATCTGAAATCGTGACCCGGCTGCGCGGCGCGGGGTGCCTGATTGTCGGGACTAGCACCTCGCCGGAGTTCGGTACTTCTTACTCCACCGAATCGAACCGCTTCGGCGCCACGCGCAACCCCTGGAACCTCGCTCACAGTGCCGGTGGTTCCAGCGGTGGGGCAGCGGCACTGGTCGCCGCACGCGTCGTACCGTTCGCCCATGGCAATGACGGTGGTGGGTCATTGCGGGTCCCAGCCTCCTGCTGTGGGGTGTTCGGGCTCAAGCCGAGCCGCGGGCTGTTGCCTTCGGGCCCGATGGTCGGAGAGGGGTGGGCGGGGATGGGTACGCCGCACGCTATCACCTTATCGGTGCGCGACAGTGCGGCGTTGCTTGATGCCACCGCAGGTATCGACCTGGGGGCACCCTACGCGGCCCCCATGCACGCGCAGCCTTATGTCACGGCGGTGCAACGTGATCCGCGGCCACTGCGTATTGGGCTGGTAGAGCAGTTGGGGGCTTGGCAAACCGCCCCTGAGAGCTTGGAAGCGGTGCGCCAGGCTGCCAGGTTGTGCGAGTCACTGGGGCATCGCGTTGAACCGGTCAGCTTGCCGGTGGTGCTGCCAGAGTTTCTCGATCAGGTCTTTACCATCATCGGTGCGAGCACCCGCCACTATATCGATGTACTGGGCCAGATGCGCGGGTTTGCGGTACAGCCTGAAGAACTGGAAGCCCGGACGCGGATTATCCTGCGTAGCAAGGGCGACGTCAGCGGGGCGCAATATGCGGGGGCGGTGGAGTGGATTCATGCCTTGGGTCGGCAGTTGGCGTTGTTCATGCAAAATTACGATTTGATCCTGACCCCGACCCTGACGCGCGAGCCCGCTCCCATTGGCGAACTGGATGTGCAAGACGACAGCATGGGGCTTGAGGAACTGATTGAGCGCTTCCACAGTTACTCGCCTTTCACTGCGCTGTTCAACGCCAGCGGTCAGCCGGCAATGTCGGTGCCCTTGTATTGGAGCGCTGGGCGGCTGCCGATGGGGGCACATTTCGCGGCGCGCTTTGGCGAGGAAAGTACGTTACTGGCACTCGCCGCGCAGCTAGAGCGCGCCCAGCCCTGGCGCGCTAAGGTGCCCCCAGTCAATGCTTCCCAGCGGCCACCTAATTGGCGGTGA
- a CDS encoding LysR substrate-binding domain-containing protein, producing the protein MNTLGKSLPPLASLLPFEAAARLQSFSKAADELHITQAAISRQIRGLEEDLGVKLFCRRNRAVFLTPEGRNLGLVISAALQSISASASKLRETPRTHRLVLLCQLCEAFYWLMPRLSTFHQLHPQIEIQVATSTRPLAELNDPFDVALQSTGRPSGSHRLALTASDEVFPVCSPDYLRVRKPIGIGQLRSHMLLHHRGTPPHAMEWDTWLQVFGENLDSYPRVTLFDSYPLMLQAAVEGHGIALGWHRTAQRLIETKALIRPCAESVPLPEAISVFRQHRGDDRASVRALIDWLAHELGATLLPQA; encoded by the coding sequence ATGAATACACTAGGGAAGTCATTGCCCCCGCTGGCCAGCTTGCTGCCCTTCGAAGCAGCGGCTCGGCTGCAAAGCTTTTCAAAGGCTGCCGACGAATTGCACATCACTCAAGCAGCCATCAGTCGGCAGATTCGTGGGCTTGAAGAAGACCTGGGCGTTAAGCTTTTTTGTCGCCGTAACCGTGCGGTCTTCCTGACGCCGGAGGGGCGCAATCTAGGGCTTGTGATCAGTGCGGCATTGCAGAGCATCAGTGCCAGCGCCAGCAAGCTGCGTGAAACGCCGCGTACACATCGCCTGGTTTTACTCTGTCAGTTGTGCGAAGCGTTCTATTGGCTAATGCCGCGCCTTTCGACGTTCCATCAGCTACATCCACAGATCGAGATCCAGGTTGCGACGTCTACCAGACCGTTGGCCGAACTCAACGACCCTTTCGACGTGGCGTTGCAAAGCACCGGCCGCCCCAGCGGCTCGCACCGCCTGGCATTGACCGCCAGTGATGAGGTATTTCCGGTGTGCAGCCCTGATTACCTGCGCGTGCGAAAGCCCATCGGGATCGGCCAACTGCGTTCCCACATGCTGTTACATCACCGGGGCACACCCCCGCACGCGATGGAATGGGACACCTGGCTGCAAGTCTTTGGCGAGAATCTAGACAGTTACCCCCGGGTAACCCTGTTCGATAGTTACCCCTTGATGCTCCAGGCGGCTGTTGAAGGGCATGGCATCGCGCTGGGTTGGCACCGAACGGCACAGCGCCTTATCGAAACCAAGGCGCTGATTAGGCCTTGCGCAGAAAGCGTACCCTTGCCGGAGGCGATATCGGTGTTCAGGCAGCACCGGGGAGACGATCGTGCGTCAGTGCGCGCATTGATTGACTGGCTTGCGCACGAATTGGGGGCGACTTTGCTCCCACAGGCTTGA
- a CDS encoding DMT family transporter, with the protein MAMINSNRVAGLALAVIATLSWALNFIAPYVTGAYSIYDLMVIRFLVAGALGAGILVIGRVQLRSLSGHQQLLGASLGLVGYLGYSACIAAGVMFGGPVLTPAFIGMVPVLLALLSNTLSHTVAWRRLTIPLMLLTLGLVLSNISSLHAPAVNQRSWPVALVLSVSAVGLWLVFSVLNQRALKTLPDNASGVWTGLMITGAGMGAVCLIPVLLGLDLIKLATLGFSVRAAGHLYAWGLLIGVMCSCVAAWAWNAASERLPMVLSGQLIALESLFATLFGLLFQRRLPTPLEAAGMAAVLLGVVMAVRAIVTSSPEGQAKREPTRRYHPPPQASPPPPPTGRRQC; encoded by the coding sequence ATGGCCATGATCAACTCAAACCGTGTCGCAGGGCTTGCCCTGGCCGTGATTGCTACGCTGAGCTGGGCCCTGAATTTTATCGCCCCCTATGTCACAGGCGCCTACAGCATTTATGACTTGATGGTGATCCGGTTCCTGGTCGCAGGCGCGCTGGGTGCAGGCATCCTGGTGATCGGTCGCGTCCAGCTCAGGTCCTTAAGTGGCCATCAGCAGCTGCTTGGCGCGAGCCTGGGGTTGGTCGGATACCTCGGTTACAGCGCCTGCATAGCTGCAGGTGTGATGTTCGGGGGGCCGGTGCTGACGCCAGCGTTTATCGGCATGGTGCCGGTCTTGTTGGCGCTGTTGAGCAACACCCTGAGCCACACGGTTGCGTGGCGCAGGTTGACGATACCGCTGATGTTGTTGACGCTCGGGCTGGTGCTCTCGAACATCAGTAGCCTCCACGCACCTGCCGTGAACCAACGGTCATGGCCGGTGGCGCTGGTGCTTTCAGTCAGCGCGGTGGGCTTGTGGCTAGTATTCAGCGTGTTGAACCAGCGGGCCTTGAAGACACTGCCTGACAATGCGTCAGGGGTATGGACTGGCCTGATGATCACAGGTGCCGGCATGGGCGCCGTGTGCCTTATCCCTGTTCTGCTTGGGCTTGACCTTATCAAGCTTGCAACCCTGGGTTTTAGTGTGCGCGCTGCGGGGCACCTGTACGCCTGGGGGCTGCTGATTGGGGTGATGTGCTCATGCGTCGCAGCCTGGGCATGGAATGCAGCGTCTGAGCGCCTGCCCATGGTGCTTTCCGGCCAGCTCATCGCCCTTGAGTCGCTGTTTGCGACGTTGTTCGGCTTGTTGTTTCAACGTCGCCTGCCAACGCCGTTGGAAGCGGCTGGCATGGCTGCGGTGCTGTTGGGTGTGGTCATGGCCGTTCGCGCCATTGTGACGTCATCGCCAGAGGGGCAAGCCAAGCGTGAGCCTACACGGCGCTATCATCCACCACCGCAGGCGTCGCCGCCGCCCCCGCCAACAGGCCGCCGTCAATGTTGA
- a CDS encoding MFS transporter gives MNQSHAVSPGALSSPRQASGRREGLVLMLGSSLTIMGSVMVAPILPKLGAEFGPLNPQADLLVPLAVTGPALAIALCAPLAGWLADRVGRKALLVIATLLYALLGAVPAVLDSLPAIVGVRLLFGCAEAAVMTCCATLIADYWRGEERLRYVNRQVVTIGLVGAVFFVVGGALGEHSWRLPFLLYLLPLLLVPVMMKVLWEPAAGQPQFEEPSAGSVEVLPLILGYMLILSGMVLSFIVPIQSPVLLVSLGVTSSTLIGLSAGLSLLATLGGSLMWPLLRRRIGVVGCNALLLATLGLGLWLLMRAQSYDQVVVAVLIHGLGAGLLVPNTMAPVMNALTARTRGRGLGGFTAFLYFGQFVSPLVVALIGAFAGDLRHSIQWLAVASFAAAVVWALVGVRARRKAIGCVV, from the coding sequence CGCCGCGTCAAGCCAGTGGGCGACGTGAAGGGCTGGTGCTGATGCTCGGCAGCAGCCTCACCATCATGGGATCGGTCATGGTTGCGCCCATCCTGCCCAAGCTTGGCGCCGAGTTTGGCCCCCTTAATCCTCAGGCGGATTTGCTGGTGCCATTGGCCGTTACCGGGCCGGCACTGGCCATTGCCTTGTGTGCCCCGTTGGCGGGTTGGTTGGCCGATCGGGTTGGCCGCAAGGCACTGCTGGTGATCGCAACCCTGCTGTATGCCCTGCTGGGGGCTGTGCCGGCAGTGCTTGATAGCCTGCCGGCCATCGTAGGCGTACGCCTGCTGTTTGGCTGCGCTGAAGCTGCGGTGATGACCTGTTGCGCCACGTTGATCGCAGACTATTGGCGGGGCGAGGAAAGGCTTCGCTACGTCAACCGCCAAGTGGTGACCATCGGCTTGGTCGGCGCGGTGTTTTTTGTGGTCGGCGGGGCGTTGGGTGAGCACTCCTGGCGGCTCCCGTTCTTGCTCTACCTGCTGCCGCTGCTGTTGGTGCCCGTGATGATGAAAGTGTTGTGGGAACCTGCGGCTGGCCAACCGCAGTTCGAGGAGCCCAGCGCGGGAAGTGTCGAGGTGTTGCCACTGATCCTGGGGTACATGCTGATCCTCAGCGGCATGGTGTTGAGTTTTATCGTGCCGATTCAGTCCCCCGTTCTGTTGGTTAGCCTGGGCGTCACGTCGAGTACGTTGATCGGGCTGTCGGCAGGGCTGAGCCTGCTGGCAACCTTGGGTGGGTCATTGATGTGGCCGCTGCTGCGCCGACGCATCGGAGTCGTCGGGTGTAACGCGCTGTTGCTGGCAACGCTGGGGCTTGGGTTGTGGTTGCTGATGCGCGCGCAAAGCTACGACCAGGTAGTGGTGGCGGTGCTTATTCACGGCCTGGGTGCCGGGCTTTTGGTACCCAATACCATGGCGCCCGTGATGAATGCACTGACTGCCAGAACCCGGGGGCGCGGGTTGGGTGGGTTCACTGCCTTTCTGTATTTCGGCCAATTCGTGAGCCCCTTGGTGGTAGCACTGATCGGTGCTTTTGCGGGTGACTTGCGCCATTCGATCCAGTGGTTGGCGGTCGCCAGCTTTGCCGCGGCGGTGGTTTGGGCGCTGGTCGGCGTGCGCGCGCGACGCAAAGCCATTGGCTGCGTTGTTTGA
- a CDS encoding methyl-accepting chemotaxis protein produces the protein MSLRSFSITTRTVGCFTSIILLIIAFGIFSMVELHHIRAQSLIIENDALPGIALGDDIALTFANTRITAVKIMSSASVDGQSMETELLAREGKFHEAVTAYMPLVNSDAEKAILSDIDETYLAYIRTLRNYMAPTVTTQALTPKEKMASMTPIAAKMTEFLKNIETNNDAAQTHASQEASSAYSMTLTVTIIVLIALIALTGAAAWLLIRSIAVPLSTALEVSEAIAGGDLRALVIDTTGNDEPAQLLQSMERMRSNLQSILWNVRNASDLLSASAESMRVVAQENSDDIQHQNQEIEMAATAVTEMSQAVDEVARNAESTSLESKASAAMAKTGQSELDKTINSIDGLSNEVNRASSEANQLAVRSQDITRVLEVIRSVSEQTNLLALNAAIEAARAGEAGRGFAVVADEVRGLAHRTSESTREIETMIDDIRAGTQNTVCALKASNQQATHTKLQAESAGDALRQIQVAVNLIEERNIIIASASEQQAQVAREVDQNLLRIRELSGLSAARGQQTSESSVELSNLSQRLNGLVTKFNL, from the coding sequence ATGTCATTGAGATCTTTTTCCATTACCACTAGAACCGTGGGATGCTTCACCTCGATCATCTTACTGATAATAGCTTTTGGCATTTTCAGCATGGTCGAGCTTCACCACATCCGAGCCCAAAGCCTCATCATCGAAAACGACGCACTTCCTGGTATTGCGTTGGGTGATGATATTGCGCTTACATTCGCGAACACGCGGATTACCGCCGTCAAAATCATGAGCTCCGCGAGCGTCGATGGGCAGTCGATGGAAACCGAACTACTCGCCAGGGAAGGAAAGTTCCATGAAGCCGTCACCGCGTACATGCCTCTTGTCAACTCAGACGCTGAAAAAGCAATCCTTAGCGACATCGATGAAACCTATCTCGCTTACATTCGAACTTTGCGCAACTACATGGCACCAACCGTTACAACGCAGGCGCTTACGCCCAAGGAGAAAATGGCGTCAATGACCCCCATCGCGGCGAAAATGACCGAGTTCCTGAAAAACATCGAAACCAACAACGATGCTGCACAGACCCACGCAAGCCAAGAAGCCAGCAGCGCTTACAGCATGACCCTGACCGTGACGATTATTGTCCTTATCGCCCTGATCGCGCTGACCGGGGCGGCCGCCTGGCTATTGATTCGAAGCATAGCGGTGCCCCTTTCTACCGCACTGGAGGTGTCCGAAGCGATCGCCGGTGGCGATCTGCGGGCCCTAGTCATCGACACCACCGGCAACGATGAGCCGGCGCAGCTCCTACAGTCGATGGAACGCATGCGCTCCAATCTTCAATCGATCCTTTGGAACGTACGCAATGCATCGGACTTGTTGTCAGCCTCGGCAGAATCCATGCGCGTGGTTGCCCAGGAAAATAGCGACGATATACAGCATCAGAATCAGGAAATCGAAATGGCAGCGACAGCAGTGACCGAGATGAGTCAGGCCGTCGATGAGGTCGCACGCAACGCCGAGTCGACGTCATTGGAGTCAAAGGCGTCTGCGGCAATGGCAAAAACGGGCCAGTCGGAGCTGGATAAGACCATCAATTCGATTGACGGGCTTTCGAACGAGGTCAATCGCGCATCCTCTGAAGCCAATCAACTTGCCGTCAGAAGCCAGGACATCACTCGGGTCCTTGAGGTCATCCGTTCGGTATCGGAACAAACGAATCTGCTGGCGTTAAACGCCGCGATCGAAGCTGCCCGGGCGGGAGAGGCAGGTCGAGGTTTCGCCGTGGTCGCCGACGAGGTCCGTGGCCTCGCGCATCGAACCAGCGAGTCCACGCGTGAAATCGAAACAATGATTGACGACATCCGAGCCGGCACGCAGAACACTGTCTGCGCGTTGAAAGCCAGTAATCAGCAAGCCACCCACACCAAATTGCAAGCAGAAAGTGCTGGTGACGCCCTTCGCCAAATTCAAGTGGCTGTCAACCTCATTGAAGAACGCAATATCATCATCGCAAGTGCCTCTGAGCAGCAAGCTCAAGTGGCGCGAGAAGTGGATCAAAACCTGTTGCGTATTCGAGAACTATCAGGCCTATCAGCGGCAAGGGGTCAGCAGACCAGCGAGTCGAGCGTAGAGCTGTCCAACTTATCACAACGACTGAATGGTCTAGTGACCAAGTTTAATCTTTGA
- a CDS encoding SDR family oxidoreductase has product MDNKKLTAKVALVTGAAQGIGAAIARRFVQEGCFVYVTDINDALGTALAGSLGEHAGYLRLDVRSEGDWQCVTQQVLALRGRLDVVVNNAGITGFEQGAVPHDPEHARLEDWHAVHRTNLDGVFLGCKYAIRAMRQTGTGSIINISSRSGLVGIPGAAAYASSKAAVRNHTKTVALYCAEQGLKVRCNSIHPAAILTPMWEPMLGTDAGRDERMAALVQDTPLRRFGMPEEVAAVALLLACEEATYVTGSEFNIDGGLLAGAAATPAVVDDSAV; this is encoded by the coding sequence ATGGACAATAAAAAACTCACGGCCAAGGTCGCCTTGGTGACAGGGGCGGCGCAAGGCATTGGCGCCGCGATTGCACGACGCTTCGTGCAAGAAGGCTGCTTTGTGTACGTCACCGATATCAACGACGCGCTCGGCACCGCGCTGGCAGGCTCACTGGGTGAGCACGCCGGTTATCTGCGCCTGGATGTGCGCAGCGAGGGCGATTGGCAGTGCGTGACGCAGCAGGTTCTGGCGTTGCGCGGGCGTTTGGATGTCGTGGTGAACAACGCCGGCATCACCGGTTTTGAGCAAGGCGCCGTGCCGCACGATCCGGAGCATGCGCGCCTGGAGGACTGGCACGCGGTGCATCGCACCAACCTGGATGGTGTTTTCCTGGGCTGCAAGTACGCCATCCGCGCCATGCGCCAAACAGGCACGGGCTCAATCATCAACATCTCGTCTCGCTCCGGCCTGGTCGGTATCCCCGGCGCCGCAGCGTATGCGTCGTCCAAGGCGGCGGTGCGCAATCACACCAAGACGGTGGCGCTCTACTGCGCCGAACAAGGGCTGAAAGTACGCTGTAACTCGATTCACCCGGCCGCCATCCTCACGCCCATGTGGGAACCCATGCTGGGTACCGATGCCGGCCGTGACGAGCGGATGGCCGCCCTGGTCCAAGACACGCCGCTCAGGCGCTTTGGCATGCCCGAGGAGGTCGCGGCCGTGGCCCTGTTGCTTGCCTGCGAAGAGGCAACCTACGTGACCGGCAGTGAATTCAACATTGACGGCGGCCTGTTGGCGGGGGCGGCGGCGACGCCTGCGGTGGTGGATGATAGCGCCGTGTAG
- a CDS encoding AAA family ATPase: MPTLHLMCGKIASGKSTRATSLAGEHSALLLSEDYWLARLYPDQIKSVGDYVRFAHRIREVLGPLVIDLLAAGNNVVLDFPANTPADRQWLSGLAQAAKVPHRLHYLQIDDDTCRGRLHARNLRGEHDFAATEAEFDLITSYFQAPQADEGLDVVVYRL; the protein is encoded by the coding sequence ATGCCCACCCTGCACCTCATGTGCGGCAAAATCGCCTCCGGGAAATCGACCCGGGCAACGTCATTGGCGGGCGAGCATTCTGCGCTGTTGCTGAGCGAGGATTACTGGCTGGCGAGGCTGTACCCGGACCAGATCAAATCCGTCGGAGACTACGTTCGGTTTGCCCATCGAATTCGCGAGGTGCTGGGCCCGTTAGTCATCGACCTACTGGCCGCGGGTAACAACGTAGTACTGGACTTTCCCGCCAATACCCCGGCTGATCGCCAGTGGCTGAGTGGCTTGGCGCAAGCCGCCAAGGTGCCCCACCGCCTGCACTACCTCCAGATCGACGATGACACCTGCCGTGGCCGGTTGCATGCGCGAAACCTGCGTGGCGAGCATGACTTCGCGGCAACCGAGGCCGAATTCGATTTGATCACGAGTTACTTTCAAGCTCCGCAGGCCGATGAGGGGCTTGATGTTGTGGTCTACCGGCTGTAG